One Setaria italica strain Yugu1 chromosome I, Setaria_italica_v2.0, whole genome shotgun sequence DNA window includes the following coding sequences:
- the LOC101778166 gene encoding protein PHOTOPERIOD-INDEPENDENT EARLY FLOWERING 1 isoform X3, whose translation MASKGPRSKLDHETRARRQKALEAPREPRRPKVHWDHVLAEMVWLAKEFDSERKWKLSMAKKIAQRANKSIVDQATKGERKQKEEEHRMRKVALNISKDVKKFWIKIEKLVVYKHQLELEERKKKALDKQLDFLLGQTERYSTMLAENLVDMPYPQKLENGTLQTNQSSQTEEVAEENENAAIPDDPDNMEVDGDYESSLDEEPEDDEHTIDEDEAQITEAERNEELAALQAEADLPLDDILKMYTETKDSSNQANGCDHDTAHSSSDDGNSSEEEDDGHSYAEFVKKNHGKSNGNISSIDEQEDKDYVAADEGKDDEATLSEEEELAKKEVPDHLEEIKLLQKESEIPLEELLAMYQKDGYADHETTELENSPCIVEETNTDMSLDDQSAKILEVNSDTVVGHLSADVMKTEHNVTANSMQSEIVPEPCAQQNFVEENNLADVNTVNGDKSDDVIADAAAAARSAQPTGNTFLTTNVRTKFPFLLKHSLREYQHIGLDWLVAMYEQRLNGILADEMGLGKTIMTISLLAHLACEKGIWGPHLIVVPTSVMLNWETEFLKWCPAFKILTYFGSAKERKQKRQGWMKPNYFHVCITTYRLVIQDSKVFKRKKWKYLILDEAHLIKNWKSQRWQTLLNFNSKRRILLTGTPLQNDLMELWSLMHFLMPHVFQSHQEFKDWFCNPISGMVEGQDKVNKEVIDRLHNVLRPFILRRLKRDVEKQLPKKHEHVIYCRLSRRQRNLYEDFIASSETQTTLASGNYFGMISIIMQLRKVCNHPDLFEGRPIISSFDMAGINMHLSYSVCMLLDKNPFSHVDLSDMNLVFTQNEFGMSSWEADEVVAAFPPSITSRDSQLDISCSKKDHQGSNVTNIFEDIQKALQDERIKESKERAASIAWWNRLRCEKRPVYGTNMREVLTVKHPVSDILEKRNNPLCHMDYSSSLADLVLPSVERFQKLLDIVESFTFAIPAARAPPPVCWCSKGKSPVFIDPAYREKCTNEFSPILSPIRSAIVRRQVYFPDRRLIQFDCGKLQELAILLRRLKSEGHRALIFTQMTKMLDVLEEFINLYGYTYLRLDGSTPPEERQTLMQRFNTNPKFFLFILSTRSGGVGINLVGADTVIFYDSDWNPAMDQQAQDRCHRIGQTREVHIYRLISESTIEENILKKANQKRALDDLVIQRGSYNTEFFKKLDPMEFFSGHTSLRVEDQQKDCSMTAGSSNDADVGLSNADVEAAIRQAEDEADYMALKKLEQEEAVDNQEFSEEAAGRPEDDDLVNEEDARHDEHIIEEHRYNSSDMEKEKNAALSNQLNEEKALTLAVGDEDTDMLADVKQMAAAAAAAGQASSSFENQLRPIDRYAMRFMELWDPVIDKAAINRQVNVEEEEWELDRIEKLKEDLEAEIDEDQEPLSYESWDVDFATTAYRQHVEALTQKQLLEEQEKQAREAAKELEEKNDNMSAHRRKSKKNKKKTGKFKSLKRGRLSSESEVILEETSVDTMSIDDNAPSPELISDESPRHYSNKRKKIMSATEEENSNRSLKKFKKATKSSSASEALSPRHLREEFNDSDPKSAARTKSDGRISIPCMSVKRVIVIKPERLKKKGIWSRDCASDSWTSEEDAVLCGTVHEYGPLWELASDFLHSLPGGAFYRGKYRHPVHCCERYRELFCKHAMSATDNSNSEKVPSGTGKAILRVSEDQAQMLVNVTSELPNNELLLQKHFMAVLSSVWRSKCRRDPRRVISTYSSALRMLSPVKNPAGSSANWSMVNFRPSFNLVRTALADAQAQSTQIVIPPPMRNQEYCRNHLELELDFLTDQHHYEEDFPSIVNVSILEPEPIKQAVEPVEQSLLSGLSCRQAETRLRMASEACYEGEGSHWASSAFHINDATRHKSGPKSIGKHKAASECGRPPKSKIQKITESHQEGPSTSSNFLRMPGQLFPGAADFHISESLSDFGISDSEFNYSEDLWQEVDYNEFLLDQDDSGLLPGIEELEPLSDFTDIG comes from the exons ATGGCATCAAAAGGTCCTCGGTCAAAACTAGACCATGAGACAAGAGCTAGGCGTCAGAAG GCTCTTGAAGCCCCAAGGGAGCCTCGACGGCCAAAAGTTCACTGGGACCATGTCCTTGCTGAGATGGTGTGGCTGGCAAAG GAGTTTGATTCTGAGAGAAAATGGAAGTTGTCCATGGCAAAAAAGATTGCTCAAAGAGCCAACAAGAGCATAGTTGACCAAGCAACAAAGGGCGAGCGAAAACAGAAG GAGGAGGAACATAGAATGAGAAAAGTCGCACTTAATATTTCCAAGGATGTGAAGAAGTTCTGGATCAAAATAGAAAAGCTG GTTGTCTATAAGCATCAACTGGAGcttgaggagaggaagaaaaaggCCCTTGATAAACAACTTGATTTCCTTTTAGGTCAGACTGAGAG GTATTCGACAATGTTGGCGGAAAACCTTGTGGACATGCCGTATCCCCAGAAACTAGAAAATGGAACTTTGCAGACAAATCAATCATCACAGACTGAGGAAGTTGCAGAAGAGAACGAAAATGCAGCAATACCTGATGATCCTG ATAACATGGAAGTGGACGGTGATTATGAGAGCTCCTTGGATGAAGAGCCT GAAGATGATGAGCACACAATTGATGAGGATGAAGCTCAGATCACTGAAGCTGAGCGCAACGAAGAATTAGCTGCTTTACAGGCAGAAGCTGACCTACCACTGGATGATATTCTCAAAATGTATACAGAAACCAAAG ATTCTTCGAACCAGGCCAATGGCTGCGATCATGATACTGCTCACTCTTCAAGTGACGATGGCAATTCTTCTGAGGAAGAAGACGATGGCCATTCTTATGCTGAATTTGTTAAGAAGAATCAT GGAAAAAGTAATGGCAACATCTCTTCTATAGATGAGCAG GAAGACAAAGATTATGTTGCTGCTGATGAAGGAAAG GATGATGAAGCAACTTTGTCTGAAGAGGAAGAGTTAGCAAAGAAAGAAGTTCCTGATCATCTGGAAGAG ATTAAGTTATTGCAAAAGGAGAGCGAGATACCACTAGAAGAACTTCTTGCGATGTACCAGAAG gATGGCTATGCAGATCATGAAACAACGGAGTTGGAGAATTCACCCTGTATTGTTGAAGAGACTAATACTGACATGTCGTTGGATGATCAATCTGCAAAGATTCTTGAAGTGAACAGTGATACAGTTGTGGGTCACCTATCTGCGGATGTGATGAAAACTGAGCATAATGTGACTGCTAATTCTATGCAATCAGAAATAGTACCAGAGCCTTGCGCACAACAGAATTTTGTGGAAGAGAATAATCTCGCTGATGTTAACACGGTCAATGGAGATAAAAGTGACGATGTAATTGCtgatgctgcagctgctgccagATCAGCACAACCAACTGGTAACACCTTCTTGACAACAAATGTGCGCACGAAATTCCCATTCCTTCTTAAGCATTCGCTTCGCGAATACCAGCATATAGGGTTGGATTGGTTGGTTGCAATGTATGAGCAGAGGCTTAATGGAATTCTAGCAGATGAAATGGGTCTAGGCAAGACAATCATGACTAtctccttgcttgcacatcttGCATGTGAGAAGGGGATATGGGGTCCTCATCTTATCGTTGTGCCAACTAGTGTTATGCTAAACTGGGAGACTGAATTTCTCAAGTGGTGTCCTGCTTTTAAAATATTGACTTACTTTGGAAGTGCAAAGGAGAGAAAGCAAAAGCGTCAGGGCTGGATGAAACCAAATTACTTCCATGTTTGCATCACAACATACAGGCTTGTCATCCAGGACTCTAAAGTGTTTAAGCGAAAAAAGTGGAAGTATCTTATTCTTGATGAGGCTCATCTGATAAAGAACTGGAAATCACAGCGATGGCAGACTTTACTTAATTTTAATTCAAAACGACGCATTCTTTTGACTGGAACTCCGCTGCAAAATGACCTCATGGAACTTTGGTCCCTGATGCACTTTCTGATGCCTCATGTATTTCAGTCTCACCAGGAGTTCAAGGATTGGTTCTGCAATCCAATTTCAGGAATGGTGGAGGGCCAAGATAAAGTAAATAAAGAAGTCATAGATCGATTGCACAATGTCCTTCGTCCATTTATACTGCGGCGGCTGAAAAGAGATGTCGAGAAACAGTTACCAAAGAAGCACGAGCATGTCATATATTGCCGACTTTCTAGAAGACAAAGGAATTTGTATGAAGATTTTATTGCTAGCTCAGAGACACAAACAACACTAGCAAGTGGGAATTATTTTGGCATGATAAGTATCATTATGCAACTTAGAAAGGTCTGTAACCACCCAGATCTTTTTGAAGGTCGCCCAATAATAAGCTCATTTGACATGGCTGGGATTAACATGCATCTCAGCTATTCAGTATGCATGCTCCTTGATAAGAATCCGTTTTCTCATGTGGACCTATCTGATATGAATCTTGTGTTTACTCAAAATGAATTTGGCATGAGTTCCTGGGAAGCTGACGAGGTGGTTGCTGCTTTTCCTCCAAGTATCACCTCCCGGGACTCTCAGCTGGATATATCCTGCTCGAAAAAGGATCATCAGGGGAGTAATGTAACAAATATTTTTGAAGATATTCAGAAAGCCCTACAGGATGAGAGAATAAAGGAATCCAAAGAAAGGGCAGCTTCCATTGCATGGTGGAATAGGTTACGATGTGAAAAGAGGCCTGTCTATGGCACAAATATGAGAGAGGTTTTGACTGTAAAGCATCCTGTATCTGATATTCTTGAGAAGAGGAACAACCCTTTGTGCCACATGGATTATTCATCGAGCCTAGCAGACCTTGTTCTTCCATCAGTGGAACGGTTTCAGAAACTGCTTGATATTGTGGAATCATTTACATTTGCAATTCCTGCTGCTCGAGCTCCTCCCCCTGTTTGCTGGTGCAGCAAAGGGAAGTCTCCTGTTTTTATTGATCCGGCatatagagaaaaatgcacGAATGAGTTTTCCCCCATTCTGTCTCCTATAAGGTCTGCTATTGTTCGCCGCCAAGTTTACTTTCCTGATAGGCGTTTGATCCAGTTTGATTGTGGCAAGTTGCAGGAACTTGCCATTCTGCTGAGGCGTTTGAAGTCAGAAGGGCACAGAGCCTTGATATTTACTCAGATGACTAAGATGCTTGATGTCTTGGAAGAGTTCATAAATTTATATGGGTATACATATTTACGTTTAGATGGTTCTACACCGCCAGAAGAGAGGCAGACCCTCATGCAGAGGTTCAATACAAATCCAaagtttttccttttcattttgtCTACTCGTAGTGGTGGTGTGGGAATCAACCTAGTAGGTGCGGACACTGTCATATTCTATGACAGTGACTGGAACCCTGCAATGGACCAACAGGCACAGGACAGATGTCACAGGATTGGTCAGACTCGTGAAGTTCACATATATAGACTCATTAGTGAAAGCACTATAGAGGAGAACATTCTGAAGAAAGCGAATCAGAAACGAGCTCTTGATGATCTAGTGATACAGCGAGGTAGCTACAATACAGAGTTTTTCAAGAAGCTCGATCCTATGGAGTTCTTTTCTGGGCACACGTCTCTTCGTGTGGAAGACCAGCAGAAGGACTGCTCTATGACTGCCGGATCTTCAAATGATGCGGATGTGGGGTTGTCAAATGCAGATGTTGAAGCGGCTATTAGACAagcagaagatgaagctgaCTATATGGCTCTCAAGAAGCTAGAGCAGGAAGAAGCCGTGGACAATCAAGAGTTCAGCGAGGAGGCTGCTGGTAGACCAGAGGATGATGATTTGGTAAATGAGGAGGATGCAAGACACGATGAACACATTATCGAAGAACATAGATATAACTCTTCGGAtatggagaaggagaagaatgcTGCTTTGTCCAATCAATTAAATGAAGAAAAGGCTCTTACATTGGCTGTTGGTGATGAAGATACAGACATGCTTGCTGATGTGAAACAGATGGCTGCCGCCGCAGCTGCTGCAGGACAAGCAAGTTCGTCCTTCGAAAACCAGCTCCGGCCAATTGATAGATATGCAATGCGCTTTATGGAACTCTGGGATCCAGTAATTGACAAAGCTGCTATAAATCGTCAAGTAAATGTTGAAGAGGAAGAATGGGAGCTCGATCGCATTGAAAAACTCAAAGAGGATTTAGAAGCAGAAATTGATGAAGACCAGGAACCGCTTTCTTATGAAT CCTGGGATGTTGATTTTGCTACGACAGCCTATCGCCAACATGTTGAGGCTTTAACTCAAAAGCAG TTGTTGGAAGAACAGGAAAAACAGGCTCGGGAAGCTGCAAAAGAGTTGGAGGAGAAAAATGATAATATGAG CGCTCACCGTAGAAAgtcaaaaaagaacaaaaagaagaCCGGCAAGTTCAAGTCCCTGAAAAGAGGACGTTTGTCATCTGAATCAGAAGTCATACTGGAGGAAACTTCTGTAGATACAATGAGCATTGATGACAATGCACCCTCACCTGAACTCATAAGTGATGAATCACCTCGCCATTATTCTAACAAGCGTAAGAAGATTATGTCTGCTACTGAAGAAGAAAACAGTAACAGAAgtttgaagaagttcaagaaagCCACTAAATCAAGTAGTGCCTCAGAAGCCTTGTCACCTAGGCACTTGAGGGAAGAGTTTAATGATTCAGATCCAAAATCGGCAGCTAGAACTAAGAGTGATGGCAGAATTTCCATCCCTTGCATGTCAGTAAAACGTGTTATTGTAATAAAACCTGAGAGGCTGAAAAAGAAGGGAATATGGTCTCGTGATTGTGCTTCAGACTCATGGACATCTGAGGAGGATGCGGTTCTTTGCGGAACTGTGCATGAGTATGGTCCTCTTTGGGAACTGGCAAGTGATTTTCTTCATTCCTTACCAGGTGGTGCTTTTTATAGGGGAAAATATCGTCATCCAGTGCATTGCTGTGAGAGATACCGAGAACTATTCTGCAAACATGCAATGTCAGCAACAGATAATTCTAACAGTGAAAAGGTTCCTTCTGGGACTGGAAAGGCTATACTGAGAGTATCTGAG GATCAAGCTCAGATGTTGGTGAATGTGACCAGTGAACTTCCTAACAATGAGTTGCTTCTCCAGAAACACTTCATGGCTGTACTTTCATCTGTCTGGAGATCAAAATGCCGGCGTGATCCCCGGCGTGTTATAAGTACTTACTCTAGTGCACTACGCATGCTTTCTCCTGTGAAAAATCCTGCTGGATCAAGTGCGAACTGGTCCATGGTAAACTTTAGACCAAGCTTCAATCTAGTTAGGACAGCCCTTGCAGATGCTCAGGCTCAATCTACACAAATTGTGATTCCGCCACCGATGAGAAATCAAGAATACTGCCGGAATCATTTAGAATTAGAATTGGATTTCTTGACAGATCAGCATCATTATGAAGAGGACTTCCCATCTATAGTAAATGTGTCCATACTAGAACCAGAACCAATCAAACAGGCTGTGGAGCCAGTGGAACAATCACTATTGTCTGGACTTTCTTGTAGACAAGCTGAGACCAGACTCAG AATGGCATCAGAAGCTTGTTATGAAGGTGAAGGTTCTCATTGGGCATCATCAGCTTTCCACATAAATGATGCCACCCGGCATAAATCTGGGCCAAAGTCCATAGGAAAGCACAAAGCAGCATCAGAATGTGGAAGACCTCCCAAATCAAAAATCCAGAAGATTACTGAATCGCATCAGGAAGGGCCAAGTACCTCGAGTAATTTTCTTCGGATGCCTGGTCAACTTTTCCCAGGTGCAGCTGACTTCCACATTAGCGAGTCCCTATCTGACTTTGGTATCAGCGATTCTGAATTCAACTACTCCGAGGATCTCTGGCAAGAGGTTGACTACAACGAGTTCCTCCTGGACCAGGATGACTCTGGTCTCCTTCCTGGTATTGAGGAGTTAGAACCTCTTTCAGATTTCACAGATATTGGATGA